In Actinoplanes sp. NBC_00393, a single genomic region encodes these proteins:
- a CDS encoding polysaccharide biosynthesis tyrosine autokinase — protein sequence MELRAYVRACRRRWLWLVVPVLLAVGITAGLTLSAAPAHKSSMILFVTGGNGDPDAGARRLNSYIALLTGPRVAQGVVDRLGPDRTAEQVQKSLSAQVREGTDLLVISATDADAEKSRQIVTTAASVLVGLARQINTPGDDEGPAPAVSIVQDAVTVQEPDNLLRNIGFSAVLGLLIGAIAVAIREATAKTVGDEDDLRRLGLGTVGTISLGNRLGRHGHPDQDLAEAFRRLRTLMPALADPHRGPGRGKSLLLTGSHRKEGTTAVSCGLAIAMAETGARVVLVDANMRHPGIGRYLALEGAPGLAEVLAGTARVPDVLQNSLNGRVTVLPAGEHAPDPGEILASPRLGATVRTLTERFDVVLVDGPALHGVADATVLSRVTDDSLLVVRANHTRTADVQRSMDLLERVGAQLAGAVLNALPRKLPTGKDWPEGVAEVQSADPGLGLFADTDSGRPPRLDDTFVSLPPVGTARGRARVIKAEPVVTPSEPDAEPEPEVIRGWAKVFTAEPPEKDAPHLPVQRNSGEIEAPPPKETPAQDAPKSPDEEQQRGE from the coding sequence GTGGAACTGCGTGCGTACGTCCGGGCCTGCCGGCGCCGATGGCTCTGGCTGGTGGTGCCGGTGCTGCTCGCCGTCGGCATCACAGCGGGTCTGACGCTGTCCGCGGCGCCCGCACACAAGTCCTCGATGATCCTTTTCGTGACCGGCGGCAACGGCGATCCGGACGCCGGCGCTCGACGGCTCAACTCGTACATCGCACTGCTCACCGGGCCGCGGGTGGCGCAGGGCGTGGTGGACCGCCTGGGCCCGGACCGCACCGCCGAGCAGGTGCAGAAGAGCCTGTCCGCGCAGGTCCGGGAGGGCACCGACCTGCTGGTCATCTCGGCCACCGACGCCGACGCGGAGAAGAGCCGGCAGATCGTCACCACCGCCGCCTCGGTCCTGGTCGGCCTGGCCCGGCAGATCAACACCCCCGGCGACGACGAGGGACCGGCCCCGGCCGTCTCGATCGTGCAGGACGCCGTGACCGTCCAGGAACCGGACAACCTGCTGCGCAACATCGGCTTCTCGGCCGTGCTCGGCCTGCTCATCGGGGCGATCGCGGTCGCGATCCGGGAGGCCACCGCGAAGACCGTCGGCGACGAGGACGACCTGCGCCGGCTCGGGCTCGGCACGGTCGGGACGATCTCGCTCGGCAACCGGCTCGGCCGGCACGGCCACCCGGACCAGGACCTCGCCGAGGCGTTCCGGCGGCTGCGCACCCTGATGCCGGCACTGGCCGACCCGCACCGCGGTCCCGGCCGCGGCAAGTCGCTGCTGCTCACCGGTTCGCACCGCAAGGAGGGCACCACCGCGGTCAGCTGCGGGCTGGCGATCGCGATGGCCGAGACCGGCGCCCGGGTGGTGCTCGTCGACGCCAACATGCGCCACCCCGGGATCGGCCGTTACCTCGCCCTGGAGGGCGCGCCCGGACTGGCCGAGGTGCTGGCCGGCACCGCCCGCGTGCCGGACGTGCTGCAGAACTCGCTGAACGGCCGGGTCACCGTGCTGCCGGCCGGTGAGCACGCCCCCGACCCGGGCGAGATCCTGGCCTCGCCGCGGCTCGGCGCGACCGTACGCACGCTCACCGAACGCTTCGACGTGGTGCTGGTCGACGGGCCCGCCCTGCACGGCGTGGCCGACGCGACCGTGCTGAGCCGGGTGACCGACGACTCGCTGCTGGTGGTACGCGCGAACCACACCCGGACCGCCGACGTGCAGCGCTCGATGGACCTGCTCGAACGGGTCGGCGCCCAGCTGGCCGGCGCGGTGCTCAACGCGCTGCCCCGCAAACTGCCCACCGGCAAGGACTGGCCCGAGGGTGTGGCCGAGGTGCAGTCCGCCGATCCCGGTCTCGGGCTGTTCGCCGACACCGACTCGGGCCGCCCGCCCCGGCTCGACGACACCTTCGTCTCGCTGCCGCCGGTCGGCACCGCGCGCGGCCGGGCGCGGGTGATCAAGGCGGAGCCGGTGGTGACACCGTCCGAACCCGACGCCGAGCCGGAACCCGAGGTCATTCGCGGCTGGGCCAAGGTCTTCACCGCCGAACCGCCCGAGAAGGACGCGCCGCACCTGCCGGTCCAGCGCAACTCCGGCGAGATCGAGGCCCCACCGCCGAAGGAGACGCCGGCCCAGGACGCGCCGAAGAGCCCGGACGAGGAGCAACAGCGCGGTGAGTGA
- a CDS encoding glycosyltransferase family 4 protein encodes MRIVYIHQYYCNPQMAGGIRSYEQARRLVARGHTVDVITTDITPGARELGWRVTEEDGVTVHWFRVPYNNNMSYARRLRAFAEFMVLAGAKAARLRADLVFATSTPLTVAVPGVLAAKLRRVPFVFEVRDLWPEVPIEMGALRNPVARGLAGALANFAYRNAAEVVALSPGMAAGVTARRPGTPTTVIPNAADLDLFTVDQEQVRQFRATHDWLGDRPLIVYTGALGAVNGVEYLVHAAHRMRRLDPDIRVLIVGHGKEWESTKQLAAGYGLLGEVVHMWEKVPKSQLPVILGAASMSSSFVRPIRGLWDNSANKFFDALAASRPIAINYGGWQADLLRQTGAGLVLTPENTDVAAGQLVRHLRDEVWMRQAREAAHRLAVEQFSRDLLFERFEEVLNRSVGHRPVLSEQS; translated from the coding sequence ATGCGCATCGTCTACATCCACCAGTACTACTGCAACCCGCAGATGGCCGGCGGGATCCGCTCGTACGAGCAGGCCCGCCGGCTGGTCGCGCGGGGCCACACGGTCGACGTGATCACCACGGACATCACCCCCGGCGCCCGGGAGCTCGGCTGGCGGGTCACCGAGGAGGACGGCGTCACGGTCCACTGGTTCCGGGTGCCCTACAACAACAACATGTCGTACGCCCGCCGGCTGCGCGCGTTCGCCGAGTTCATGGTCCTGGCCGGCGCGAAGGCCGCCCGGCTTCGGGCCGACCTGGTCTTCGCCACCAGCACCCCGCTGACCGTCGCCGTGCCCGGGGTGCTCGCCGCGAAACTGCGCCGGGTCCCGTTCGTCTTCGAGGTGCGCGACCTCTGGCCGGAGGTGCCGATCGAGATGGGCGCCCTGCGCAACCCGGTGGCCCGCGGCCTGGCCGGCGCCCTGGCGAACTTCGCCTACCGCAACGCCGCCGAGGTGGTCGCGCTCTCCCCCGGCATGGCCGCCGGCGTCACCGCGCGCCGTCCCGGCACCCCGACCACGGTCATCCCGAACGCCGCCGATCTGGACCTGTTCACCGTGGACCAGGAGCAGGTCCGGCAGTTCCGGGCCACGCACGACTGGCTCGGCGACCGGCCACTGATCGTCTACACCGGAGCGCTCGGCGCGGTCAACGGCGTGGAATACCTGGTGCACGCCGCCCACCGGATGCGGCGGCTGGACCCGGACATCCGGGTGCTGATCGTCGGGCACGGCAAGGAGTGGGAGTCCACCAAGCAGCTCGCCGCCGGGTACGGGCTGCTCGGCGAGGTCGTGCACATGTGGGAGAAGGTGCCGAAGTCGCAGCTCCCGGTGATCCTCGGCGCGGCCTCCATGTCGTCCAGCTTCGTCCGGCCGATCCGCGGGCTCTGGGACAACTCGGCCAACAAGTTCTTCGACGCGCTCGCCGCGTCCCGGCCGATCGCCATCAACTACGGCGGCTGGCAGGCCGACCTGCTGCGGCAGACCGGCGCCGGGCTGGTCCTCACCCCGGAGAACACCGACGTGGCGGCCGGGCAACTGGTCCGCCACCTGCGCGACGAGGTGTGGATGCGGCAGGCGCGCGAGGCGGCGCACCGGCTGGCGGTGGAGCAGTTCTCCCGGGACCTGCTCTTCGAACGCTTCGAGGAAGTCCTCAACCGGTCGGTGGGGCACCGGCCGGTCCTGTCCGAGCAGTCCTGA